A segment of the Cinclus cinclus chromosome 3, bCinCin1.1, whole genome shotgun sequence genome:
GACAGCTTTGCAGGAATATTATTCTGGCAACATGCCCAAGGCCAAGCAATGGAACCATGAAAATCTGTTTACCAGCTTTGCGAATGATCTTTAAACATAGCAGACCTATGTTTAAAGCTTAGCCTTCATTATGTTCAGCTTGGCCTCCTACCAAAACAATTATTAGTCTGCTGACCTGATATTTGGTAGCAAGAGGCAAAAGCTTTGCCCACAATGTAGTGACAATTGCACCGAAGAGACCTTCAATTTCTGTTCTAAAAGTCTAACTCTTCCAGAACAAAAGAATCTCTCCTCCTGCAAAGGGAAAATCTCCCTGTTAGTTTACTatgagcagcacagcaggcagctgagaggaggcacagcacagccttcaCTTTGGATTCAGTGCAATTTGGTCCACGTGAAAGTCAAGCTACAAAGTCTGAGAAAGAATACCTCTTCTCATCCCCACAGATGTACACTTCTGACTTCATTCTACAACTCAACCAGTTAAGCAGGAAAAACAGGGCAATGTGCACCaggagctccagctgtgtctgaCCTTAGCATTTCAAAGCCAGGCAAAAAGTTACAGCCATGGCTAAACTTGTCACTTAGAAGCAATGAATACTCAAGAGTTCATTCTGGAGCCCCTGCAATATTTGGAAAGTCTAATCCACCCCTAGACTAAGTATCCAATCAATTCTTATACCATCTGTCCTGTCAACTTTGTAAGCCATAAACTTTTGTCACTTTTTTGCCCCTAACTGCAAGTCTAAAACAGGAAGACATAAATCCTCGTGAAAGTCAAATGCTGAAATGTGGGGAAACCAAGATCTCCTTACTAACGTTGGACTGTGTAGCTGCTTCTTATTCCCTCATTTTTACCAAATCCCACTATGCAGTTTAGCAGGACAGAGGAAATAAACACGTCAGCTATCTATACAATTTACCTGAGAAACAAACTCTATGGTTTTGATCTTCACTTTGCCATATATTCCAAGAGTACCTATTTTTTCAAGGCTAATTCTGTGGTTGTAGAGCAGCAAGTGCTTTTTGTTTACAGTCACCTAAAGAGAcgggaaagaaaacagaaaaactgcattaaaCGTACATTACACCAGCCATGTATCAACTTGTATGCACAGATCTCTGGTTTACACTGGTTTACACAGACACAATTAGGTACAAAACACTTCTAGGACTGTCCTAGAAGTATCAGATCAGCTAAGTTAAGCTCATCCATGATTCAGTCTCTCCGTCACTATGAGGGAGATTAATTTGCCTACActaaaatttgcatttcaaacCTTTGTTTTTCTAACACTTGATCATTTACCCATGTAGTACTATCAATGTAATAAGAACATATTGTTGCAGTCTAACAGAGCAAGACAAATACACCTCACATGTCCCCTCCAAAAGGACTGTCCTACACTAGTCATAGAATAAGTCTATCCCGAGATCAGCCCTTTGCACATACAGAGGGAAGGGTGGAGTAGCCATTAACTATGACAGGAAGTTCCTTGCCTAGTCATCCAATTTGGAGGGAAGCAATACAAAATTAAAGATCTGATTTAATTAGCAtctctttaaagaaaagctCTAAACTTTTCTGCAGTTAGACTGTACCTAGGTAACAGAGACACCTAGACTTCCaacatttatttcaattataCAAACTACCTCTACTTTATTGGCCTGACAATGGCTGCAGATGAAGAATCAACCCAGACTCACCTGGAATTTATCCTTTAAAATCATGATGACAATCTCAAACGACTCTCCTTTTTTAAAGGGCATGTCATAAGTGacctcctcccagccccactTCTCCCTGTCCAGTGTGTTGCAAACAATGCAGCCAGACCTTCTGAAGCGGGGGTTGAAATGGAACGCCACATCAGCTCGAGGCTTTATGCTGCTGCCACACTGTAAATCCACCTGGAACCTAACCATAAAAATAAGACAAACCACATTCAGCTCAGTCTCTCAGGAACTCACCTAAAGGCTCGGTACATTTGTATTTTACTGTTGAGCCCCAGAACAGGCAGACACAATGAATGTCACTGGATAAGAAAAAGTCCCCAAACAAATCTTTGTCCTCCTCTCCTCCTACATAGCTGTGAAAGGTTCTCTCGTGATCTACTGCAGTGAATATAAAcgtttacatttatttaatggTCATAATTCATATCATGTAAACTCTTCACTTACTGTGTTCACCACCTTCCCTACCATCACCTTCAGCATAATACATCAAATGAATCTTGGATAATGTCAGGGAACAGAACAAACTTATTGGGCACATGCATTAGTCCATACTCCTTATCCCAGATTAAGTTAATTCCTACACACAACATATTCAGTTCTCAATTTTCTTAGTCTCAGATTACCCTTTAAGTCTGCATTCAATCTGATGCTATCACAAGGATTTAGATCAAGCCTTTGTGTGCCATCCTAAGTAGGACCCCTGGACACATTTCAGCCATTACATTCTTGCTTACATGGTGACACTGCAAAACATGACAACACAGCCTCTACCTGTCTGCATCATCAGGAACAGACCCATGTATCACAATCTTCTCTCCAGGAACAAGGCCATCGTGTATTGTCCCAACATATGGAATCATCTAAAAAAGGGAAGaacaaaacaagaagaaaaaatatattctaataCCATTTTGTGatggaggcaaaaaaaacccaaaatagtttaaaaatcagtattctAATTCTTAAGTATATGATGCTTTACACCATTAAAAGAAACACAACTAGCTTTCAATATAAAAGAAACCACAACAGGAACAGAAAACTTGGCATGTTTTCCCCTATGAAAACCAAgattttcagataaaattaaaactaaattttcCATCCTCCCTTCTTAGCTCTCAAATGAAGAGTCGTAATATTTTATTGCCTCACTGTTCATAGAGCATAAAGAGAATTCACTTCAAATTAGATCATTCCCAAGGGCTGACTAGTATCAGCCCCTTGTTGGTACCAGGAGGCAACTTCCACAACTCCCCTGACTTCAGGCCTACAGGAGCTGCCTTTTTGCTTGTTCTTGCTCCATTAGGCAAAAAAATTATAGGAAGAGACTATGTCACAGAGTGTCTTCTTAGTAAAGCCTACACAAACACAGTAAAATACCTCATCCTAATAAACTAAGAACTGCAAAGTTCTGAAAGCAGTGAAACAGCCCTGTTCAGGAGTCTTGGATTTTATGGTGTATACAGTATGCATTCTGGCTCAAAGTTTCACCATCTTTTCTTCCTATATTTTGTTCCTTATCAATAGCTGGAGAAGGTAACATATGGATGTTACACAGAACTGAAATAGCAGCATGGTGAGAGCTGTTAAGCCATAGGGAGGGATATGTCAGCTAGGATAAAAGCCCCAAacaccccagcacagctccctcagACATGCACAGAAGCCCTACCCTGACCATCCAGCATCTCAGGAAGGGATGGGAAGCACCTTAACATTAAACTGCAGAAGTTCCCAGGTGCCTGATCTGAAAGCAAAGCATTAAGTCTACATCTCATCACATGTGTGAGGTGCTTCAGattgaaaaaggaaagaaatggtagaaaatgttgcttttaCTCTGGTTAACTGACAAGAAATTTTGCCAAAGTTGGTTTTGGTAGTTGTAAGATTTTAGGGTGCCTTTGAAATGAAACATCAATTGCAAACAAGAATTCCAGTAatttaacaacaaaaataacaaacacaTTGGAATTACTACTCTTGAATGGGATATTGGACCACAAAACAACAagttgagatttttatttttaaaatacatagatCATTGCATGAAATAGGCAGATATGAAAAGGATATATGTTTACTGACATATATTTTTGTTAATCTGTGAGAAAAAAGGAATGAGAACAGAAATTGCCTAAATCCAGAGTGCTGATCATTTCTACCAGGAGACACACATTCTTTTCTGCCCACTCCACTTTCCTTCTCAGCTACTCTCTCACTGCATAAAACCTAATTCAGAGTCATCTTctgcataaggaaaaaaaaaccagtactTGCTTCCCAAGCAAACTGTCAGGTTAAGTCTCATTTTTATTGGCTTTAGTAGGTGCAGTAGAATAGGACCAAAATGTGGcattaaaaagtgaaagaaaagtgaaatcCCTTTGCTTACTGGCAATCACTTGGTTCCTTAAAACACAAGCTGCACACcagaagataatttttattCAAACAATAAGAacaataactaaaaaaaaaagtgtatctCGATTGTTCTCATTTTTACACTCTGCTCCTGAGGGGCAGTAGCTCTATTGCAATAAAGTAATAAGTTACCAGTTCAGTCTCCAAAGACAAACCAAAGAAGCACACATAGGTCAGGGATAATGGGACTTGACCACTTTAGTGAAGCAAAGTTCAATGCTCCTGAAAAGCAACTGTGGCAAAAGCTCTTCTTTATATTCAAAAGgatgcatttatttaaaagaaaaggtcCCATCAACTCTTCAGAAGCTCAGATGTGGAACCTACAAGACCACAACAGCGCATTTTCTGTGCACAATACCACAGACTTAATGAGACTTTGTCATCACAGAATGTGCCTGTAATTTCCTCATGTCTCAAGATGCTCTTCtacttctttttcctcatttattaAAAACAGTATTTGTCATATGACATGATCTACTATCATCCTGTCTTTCTTCCAGACCTCCAAAACTCAGCTCTAAAGCCAACTGGTCAATGTCAACTGAGTTGGAGAGGTCTCAAAGATTATGTTCttcctaaaagaaaattaaaagaaaattttcataaaacaaGAGGAGAAATTATGGTCTTAAGGCAAAGGAAAGGACTTTGAGGAAAGGACTGTGATATAAAAGCTTTTATCCAGCATGCTGGATACCAGACAGCAGCCCCACCATATGGGACATGACATAATTTCTTGTTAAATGGGTGGAGTAAAGGGCATCAAGGAGGAAAGCTGATTTTCTGCAAGCTTGAGAACAGTACGGTAATGAAGAAATACATCTCAGAACTCAAACCTGTAATAAAGCTATGAAGTTTTGCTGCTAATGGAACAATGTACTGAAGCAATGGCATTTTCATAGCCTGCCCTGCCACAGAAGGGCTGAGGTCGAAAGAAACCTCTGGTCTCTCTAACAAAATGCTTTGCACAAAGCAAGGCCACATGGAGCAGGTTGCTCACTGCCTTGTCTGGAGGCTGCCCCAAAGTCATCAGCACAATCTTTCCCAACTCTGCCTCCATATTCCCATCCCAAATactcattcttttttccacAAGAGGTTCTTGACCCCTAAGCCCTAGTTGAATTCTCCTGCTAAGTCTTTTCACCCACCATACTGATGAGCCCCCTTGCAGCCATCCAATTTTGCTGGACTGTTAGTCTCTCTCCGACACCACTCATTTGTCCTAAACATCTCCTAATCCTTCTCTTCACATCTCCTTTCCCACCAAGATCTCAATCTACTAACTTCCAGCCTCCCTTTCCTTTTGCACTCCAGTCCTTCCACCTTCTAGTTAATCATAgagctttccttcctcttccagctAGGTTCTCATGAAGGAGGTTGAAACTATTCCCTCCCCCCCATCCCTAATTCTACTCACTTTGCAAGCAGTGAACATACACTGGGAATAAACAATCAGATTCACTGAGGGCCCAAGAGTGTGACAGTACAAGCTGCAATAGATAAAGAAGTCCTGTGCAGGTCTGTGTTACTGTACATTCCCCATAAATACCTTACAGATTTTAAAGTGGTCTAGCACAAAAGGGTAAAAATACTATCTCCTGCAGGTCCAAATGAAATACCTTTTTTAAGACACAATGGAAGACAGAGCTTCAGGTCACTCGTTTAGGGTAAGCCAAAGTCAGGCTGCTGTCACAGACCACGAGAATGCTAGAATTTTTCAGAGAAAGTTTCCAGACTCTGAGCTAGGCAAACAAAATTCTGCCAAATCCAGTGTTTGCAAGTACTGAATCATGTCAGCTCAAGTCTTCCATGGAAAACAGGATTTATTATGAATTAAGATATGAACTATGAAAAACAATCCAAGTTTAGTTGTTCAGACTGAAGCTACACACACTGAAGGCAccacaaaataaacatttcaggAGAGCTGCCAGGCACCACCCATGTTTACAGAGAATAAGAAGTGGTAACACTTCTTATCTTACTTTCCAGCACATTCTGCAAAATTGCTAGATACCTACGTAAGCTGTACATAAAACAGGATTGTCCTCCAAGGCTGACAGAAAGCCTGTCCTCGTTTGGAAGTCCTGTCCATCTGTTTACAGTACGATTTCTAAACACCATCATCTCTTCATGTCACCTGTGACATTCTCCCCCAAATACCCGTGTGATGCAGAGCTCTCAGCAGCATCCCTCACTGCGCAGAACAACACTACTGACATAAAACAGCAAAGTCCCATTTCCCAAGGGAGACATGGCTGACATGACAGAGGAGTTACCGGGTTACTGATTTTCTGCTGTGATGTATCCAAGGGCAATTCatgtatttctttctgtggtGTATCCAAGGTCAGTTTATGCATTTCCTTTTCTGGTGCACCTAAGGATGTCATCTTCTCTCCTCCAGCTGAAGTTTGTCAGTTCTGCGTGGCCACTGCTGGAGTGTATGTAAAGAACTCACTGATCAGGCACCACCAAAGGAGGGAtccctttgaaaaaaaacaaatattttaagtaaagGGAAAACAGGTGATGCAACATGGAGTGAAACCCTCCAAGTTACAACTATAAATAGCAACAAGAAATTATGCAAACATCTTTCCAGTAAATCTACTGGAgttttgaaatatgaaattaaaaggcTTGCTTAAAGCACTGAGATGCTACTCTGGTAAACAATGTCAGCAGCAGCCTGCTATCCCCAGATTTCCCATGGCAGACAAGCCTTAGTGGGTGACTTTGCCTTTTCCACCCTTATCCTACATAAAGTTAAGAAATACTAGGCAAAGACAAAGAAGGCAAACAGAGGGtgttttatatttcttcctCCAATACATACAATCCCTCAAGTCCACAAGTAATTACAGGTGTTTGTAAAACTATAATTAAATGCACAACATTAATAAGAAGTAAAGCCTGTGACCATACTCAGCCACACTGCAAATTCTTTAGTAAATCCTTTAACAAAGTGACCAAAACTCAGGGCCAAATTTTAAAACTACTAAGTATTATTTCTGGCATATTCTGGAGAAACAAGGTAGCATGTAAGCTCTGTGATAATGACAAGTAGACAGGGAAAAAGTCAAAGGTGAGGGCTCTAGCCACACTGAGTGTCAACAGGAAGCAATGTTATGAAGAAAAAACCGATccaaacaaatgaagaaaaaaagaaaatagaaaaaactccaacacaaaaccaaaaccccaaggTTTGTGGCCTCCATTTTGCAACATCTGGCTAATCTTGTTGGAGATTTAGACCAGATGAGTATTAACTCATGCACTTAAGACCAGTATCTAGAACACAATTCAGAGAACATAATACAACATTACACAACTATTTTGCCCTTTGACCTTCTCAAGGGATACTACCATAAATACACTTTTGCCTGTGCAGGCAAATTTTactgatttcatttttaaaaggagaaaattaagaCCAAATCGAACAATAATTTTGCCTTTACCGTTGTACACTCCAACAGCAGACCCCAAGAAAATGAAACCTACAACCCAACCCTGGTATCTGAACTTCCTGCACATGCAACAGCAATCTAGATCCTGCTAGGAGAGGATCCTGGCACAGGATCTTGGCAGAGCAGGTGGCACTATGACAAAGTGATGAGTTCAGGGTTTTCTTGTTTGCCTATTAGTATTTTATTGACAAGGTCGCCATAACGAAGGAAAGCTGCAATTCAGGCTCTGTTTGTCAAAACCAGGATATGCAACTGCAAAGCTCTCCCGTATCCTTCTGTCAGAAGAACCACTACCAGGGTATGTGAGACACCAGATCGGCAACACGGCAAGTTAAGGCTCCCTAACTATGCTTTGAGAACGGAAATACACAGGCTGCCCCGGCATCTCACACACTGACTGCAAGGGGCACGAAATACCTCCCACAAACAGGAAAACCATAGACGCCGATAAGCAGCTTCCCACCGTGACACAGAGAAAATGTGTCCTTTACGAGTTACCTTCATGAGGTAACTCCGGCCAGTCCTTACAATTAAAGCGAGATTTTGCACCAGTGAGAACAAGGCTTGTGCTAAGAGAATTACCGAGATGCTTCCTGGGTATCCGCAAGCAATTAAAGTACAACACATCGGAGGTGTCCCCCCGTCCCCTGCTATGAACCCAACACTCCCGAACACTGGAAGGACACAGGACCAAGCCACCTCGGCCACTTCAGCCTTACAGCGAACCGAAGCAGCCCCTCTGCCCGACACGCACAGGGGCGGGCAGGGAGCGTGTCCCTGCACTCTCCGCTCCGTCTCTTACCTGCAGGACGCACCGCGGCgatcagcagctcctgcacacccgcgggacccgcccgcccaGCGCTGCCGCCATcgccgccgctcccggcccTCACCGCGGTGACGTCACCGCGGCGCCGCTCGCGCGGGGGGCGTGGCGCGCGCCCGGCGCAGCCTGCCGGCCCTGGCGCGCGCAGGCGCGTTCTCCTTCGGCCGGCGGGGTTGGGCTGAGGCGGCGCCGTGGTGGCCTGGGGCTGGGCTTGCTCCTTGTCGGGGAATTGCGCTCCCTAGCCTGTGAACCGTGCGCTTCCAGTGTGTGTTATGCTTCCTCTGAAGGTCCCGTGTTACAGCGCAGCCCCGTCTCCTGACAAGGCACAGCGCACACGGAGTCACAGAATTGTTAGGTCCTCTGCAGCCCTCTGGCGATCAGGTGCCACCCCcttgccaaggcagggtcacctcgagcaggtgacacaggaatgcGTCCGGATGGGTTTAGAAGGTCTCCACATAGGGAGGCTGCTCCAcgacctccctgggcagcctgttccagtgctctgcttgtggtttagtttatggccattgctcctCACCCTGTCACTGGCATCAGTGAAAACTGAAATCCTCTTGAACACACCTTTGAGATATTTCTGTGCATTAATGAAATGCCCTCTCAGCCTTCTCCAGACTAAGCAGGCCCTGCTCCCACAGTCTCTTCTCATTAGAGATACTCCAGACCCCAAATCATCTTTGTGATGAGCTcctctccaggagctccttTTCTCTCCggtcctgaggagcccagaactggacacagcactccaaaTGTGGCCTCT
Coding sequences within it:
- the LGALS8 gene encoding galectin-8 isoform X2, giving the protein MTSLGAPEKEMHKLTLDTPQKEIHELPLDTSQQKISNPMIPYVGTIHDGLVPGEKIVIHGSVPDDADRFQVDLQCGSSIKPRADVAFHFNPRFRRSGCIVCNTLDREKWGWEEVTYDMPFKKGESFEIVIMILKDKFQVTVNKKHLLLYNHRISLEKIGTLGIYGKVKIKTIEFVSQSLQGSQPSSLGVTKISTENGEMPNGSQLGVPYVGKLGTALHPGCTIAIQGEVNKNAKSFAINLRPSGSKDIALHLNPRMKNKVFVRNSYLHDSWGEEEKEVDRFPFSPGMYFELLIFCDAYQFKVAINGVHTLEYKHRFKQLEKINMVEVTGDVHLLDMTEKKQDSQDCSALVQ
- the LGALS8 gene encoding galectin-8 isoform X4, translated to MTSLGAPEKEMHKLTLDTPQKEIHELPLDTSQQKISNPMIPYVGTIHDGLVPGEKIVIHGSVPDDADRFQVDLQCGSSIKPRADVAFHFNPRFRRSGCIVCNTLDREKWGWEEVTYDMPFKKGESFEIVIMILKDKFQVTVNKKHLLLYNHRISLEKIGTLGIYGKVKIKTIEFVSQGEMPNGSQLGVPYVGKLGTALHPGCTIAIQGEVNKNAKSFAINLRPSGSKDIALHLNPRMKNKVFVRNSYLHDSWGEEEKEVDRFPFSPGMYFELLIFCDAYQFKVAINGVHTLEYKHRFKQLEKINMVEVTGDVHLLDDHLLKTWTKKICIREYKILHF
- the LGALS8 gene encoding galectin-8 isoform X3, giving the protein MTSLGAPEKEMHKLTLDTPQKEIHELPLDTSQQKISNPMIPYVGTIHDGLVPGEKIVIHGSVPDDADRFQVDLQCGSSIKPRADVAFHFNPRFRRSGCIVCNTLDREKWGWEEVTYDMPFKKGESFEIVIMILKDKFQVTVNKKHLLLYNHRISLEKIGTLGIYGKVKIKTIEFVSQSLQGSQPSSLGVTKISTENGEMPNGSQLGVPYVGKLGTALHPGCTIAIQGEVNKNAKSFAINLRPSGSKDIALHLNPRMKNKVFVRNSYLHDSWGEEEKEVDRFPFSPGMYFELLIFCDAYQFKVAINGVHTLEYKHRFKQLEKINMVEVTGDVHLLDVRSGSSFQQY